From Mytilus edulis chromosome 9, xbMytEdul2.2, whole genome shotgun sequence, the proteins below share one genomic window:
- the LOC139490020 gene encoding uncharacterized protein: MANRHFKRAKKTKKAIMKKAFYQKNRKIKIRSLNRKKSIEKAREYVKIFTTEKIKEDEILLLSKGLKYIPSPSTKFAKSSIASDFNEFARKLRCKYHFDKGDIFKRHPFLTKSGYKPELANNAIETYIFKTKVEIDNITINKAHDNLTTLERKAISSLKRNEKIVIRKADKNNTTVIWDKTEYINEGRRQLSSATHFMEIAKLNIIETNQKINTIIFEMHRKGVMDEITFKYLSAKRDLKPGRLYLLPKLHKLDPELIESVQQNPTLYKNVRIQGRPIVSLSGTVLERIGQYLDKFMLPAVLKQETHLRDSLQFINIIEKLQVKPDAYLVSFDIKEMYNNMSHVEMIDAVKHAWPTIIKCKHTILLPPLRYILELLKIVLENNEFMFNGKFYKTSTGVPMGNSLSPEITDLRVYEVLNSILRTFQHKQKISSLYRFRDDGFFIYNEGTDDEISQFFEHANRQHALLKFTHEKSQTKMQFLDVLVFKGLRFRETGILDLTTFRKKTENYQYLERSSCHPSSTFRGIIKGEMLRFKRCTNDPVDLQTQYALFSERLIKSGYPKNEIKTVMQEVTAKQRIDTLMVKPKSVLQSPPLVFSTVFSRQKSHIKNNILKHWDKLKDDEEAKLLFDKRPLFAFRRHKNLKDIVTSATLNN, translated from the coding sequence ATGGCTAACAGACACTTTAAGAGagcgaaaaaaacaaaaaaggctaTCATGAAAaaggccttctatcagaaaaatagAAAGATAAAGATTCGCTCTCTCAATaggaaaaaatcaattgaaaaagcacgtgaatatgttaaaatattcaccactgaaaaaataaaagaggATGAGATTTTGTTACTCAGTAAAGGATTAAAATATATACCGTCTCCCTCGACGAAATTTGCAAAATCTAGTATTGCATCAGATTTCAATGAATTTGCAAGAAAACtaagatgtaaatatcattttGACAAGGGTGATATTTTCAAACGTCATCCCTTTTTAACAAAATCCGGATATAAACCGGAACTTGCAAATAATGCCATTGagacatatatattcaaaactaAGGTTGAGATAGATAATATAACAATTAATAAAGCACACGATAATCTCACTACGCTGGAAAGAAAGGCAATTTCTTCCCTCAAACGAAACGAAAAAATAGTTATTCGAAAAGCAGATAAAAATAACACCACAGTGATCTGGGATAAAACAGAATATATAAATGAAGGTCGGAGGCAATTAAGTAGTGCTACTCACTTCAtggaaattgcaaaattaaacataatagaGACTAACCAAAAAATCAATACTATTATCTTTGAAATGCATAGAAAAGGGGTCATGGATGAAATCACCTTTAAATATCTTTCTGCTAAGAGAGATCTCAAACCAGGAAGGTTGTATCTTCTGCCTAAATTGCACAAACTTGATCCTGAACTAATAGAAAGCGTTCAACAGAATCCTACGCTTTATAAAAATGTCAGAATTCAAGGAAGGCCTATTGTTTCATTATCGGGTACTGTTTTAGAGAGAATAGGGCAGTATTTGGATAAATTCATGCTTCCAGCAGtattaaaacaagaaacacatttAAGGGACtcattacaatttataaatattattgagaaattgCAGGTAAAACCTGACGCCTACTTAGTCAGTTTTGACATAAAAGAAATGTACAACAATATGTCCCATGTAGAAATGATTGACGCAGTCAAGCATGCTTGGCCTACGATAATTAAATGTAAACATACGATACTTTTGCCTCCGTTGCGATATATATTGGAACTTCTGAAGATAGTTCTtgaaaataatgaatttatgttcaatggtaaattttataaaacttcaactGGAGTTCCAATGGGAAATAGTTTATCACCAGAAATTACGGATCTGAGAGTTTATGAAGTCTTAAATAGTATTTTAAGGACTTTtcaacataaacaaaaaatatcaagtcTCTACAGGTTTAGGGACGATggcttttttatttacaatgaaggTACAGATGATGAAATATCACAATTCTTTGAACATGCTAATAGACAACATGCACTTCTAAAGTTTACACACGAGAAATCACAaactaaaatgcagtttttagatgTGCTGGTATTCAAAGGTCTAAGATTTAGAGAAACAGGAATCTTAGACCTCACGACATTCCGAAAAAAGACTgaaaattatcagtatttagagAGATCCTCATGCCACCCATCCTCTACTTTCAGAGGCATAATTAAAGGAGAAATGCTTCGCTTTAAGAGATGTACGAACGATCCAGTAGATTTGCAAACACAATATGCGTTATTTTCTGAGCGCCTCATTAAAAGTGGATatccaaaaaatgaaattaaaactgttaTGCAGGAAGTGACTGCAAAACAAAGAATAGACACATTAATGGTAAAGCCCAAATCTGTATTACAGTCGCCTCCCTTGGTATTCTCCACAGTGTTTTCAAGACAGAAATCACACATAAAGAACAATATCTTAAAACACTGGGATAAATTAAAGGATGACGAAGAGGCAAAACTGTTATTTGATAAAAGACCTCTGTTTGCTTTCCGTAGGCATAAAAACTTGAAAGACATAGTAACATCAGCAACTCTGAATAATTAA
- the LOC139490021 gene encoding uncharacterized protein has translation MANRHFKRAKKTKKAIMKKAFYQKNRKIKIRSLNRKKSIEKAREYVKIFTTEKIKEDEILLLSRGLKYIPSPSTKFAKSSIASDFNEFARKLRCKYHFDKGDIFKRHPFLTKSGYKPELANNAIETYIFKTKVEIDNITINKAHDNLTTLERKAISSLKRNEKIVIRKADKNNTTVIWDKTEYINEGLRQLSSATHFMEIAKLNIIETNQKINTIIFEMHRKGVMDEITFKYLSAKRDLKPGRLYLLPKLHKLDPELIESVQQNPTLYKNVRIQGRPIVSLSGTVLERIGQYLDKFMLPAVLKQETHLRDSLQFINIIEKLQVKPDAYLVSFDIKEMYNNMSHVEMIDAVKHAWPTIIKCKHTILLPPLRYILELLKIVLENNEFMFNGKFYKTSTGVPMGNSLSPEITDLRVYEVLNSILRTFQHKQKISSLYRFRDDGFFIYNEGTDDEISQFFEHANRQHALLKFTHEKSQTKMQFLDVLVFKGLRFRETGILDLTTFRKKTENYQYLERSSCHPSSTFRGIIKGEMLRFKRCTNDPVDLQTQYALFSERLIKRGYPKNEIKTVMQEVTAKQRIDTLMVKPKSVLQSPPLVFSTVFSRQKSHIKNNILKHWDKLKDDEEAKLLFDKRPLFAFRRHKNLKDIVTSATLNN, from the coding sequence ATGGCTAACAGACACTTTAAGAGagcgaaaaaaacaaaaaaggctaTCATGAAAaaggccttctatcagaaaaatagAAAGATAAAGATTCGCTCTCTCAATaggaaaaaatcaattgaaaaagcacgtgaatatgttaaaatattcaccactgaaaaaataaaagaggATGAGATTTTGTTACTCAGTAGAGGATTAAAATATATACCGTCTCCCTCGACGAAATTTGCAAAATCTAGTATTGCATCAGATTTCAATGAATTTGCAAGAAAACtaagatgtaaatatcattttGACAAGGGTGATATTTTCAAACGTCATCCCTTTTTAACAAAATCCGGATATAAACCGGAACTTGCAAATAATGCCATTGagacatatatattcaaaactaAGGTTGAGATAGATAATATAACAATTAATAAAGCACACGATAATCTCACTACGCTGGAAAGAAAGGCAATTTCTTCCCTCAAACGAAACGAAAAAATAGTTATTCGAAAAGCAGATAAAAATAACACCACAGTGATCTGGGATAAAACAGAATATATAAATGAAGGTCTGAGGCAATTAAGTAGTGCTACTCACTTCAtggaaattgcaaaattaaacataatagaGACTAACCAAAAAATCAATACTATTATCTTTGAAATGCATAGAAAAGGGGTCATGGATGAAATCACCTTTAAATATCTTTCTGCTAAGAGAGATCTCAAACCAGGAAGGTTGTATCTTCTGCCTAAATTGCACAAACTTGATCCTGAACTAATAGAAAGCGTTCAACAGAATCCTACGCTTTATAAAAATGTCAGAATTCAAGGAAGGCCTATTGTTTCATTATCGGGTACTGTTTTAGAGAGAATAGGGCAGTATTTGGATAAATTCATGCTTCCAGCAGtattaaaacaagaaacacatttAAGGGACtcattacaatttataaatattattgagaaattgCAGGTAAAACCTGACGCCTACTTAGTCAGTTTTGACATAAAAGAAATGTACAACAATATGTCCCATGTAGAAATGATTGACGCAGTCAAGCATGCTTGGCCTACGATAATTAAATGTAAACATACGATACTTTTGCCTCCGTTGCGATATATATTGGAACTTCTGAAGATAGTTCTtgaaaataatgaatttatgttcaatggtaaattttataaaacttcaactGGAGTTCCAATGGGAAATAGTTTATCACCAGAAATTACGGATCTGAGAGTTTATGAAGTCTTAAATAGTATTTTAAGGACTTTtcaacataaacaaaaaatatcaagtcTCTACAGGTTTAGGGACGATggcttttttatttacaatgaaggTACAGATGATGAAATATCACAATTCTTTGAACATGCTAATAGACAACATGCACTTCTAAAGTTTACACACGAGAAATCACAaactaaaatgcagtttttagatgTGCTGGTATTCAAAGGTCTAAGATTTAGAGAAACAGGAATCTTAGACCTCACGACATTCCGAAAAAAGACTgaaaattatcagtatttagagAGATCCTCATGCCACCCATCCTCTACTTTCAGAGGCATAATTAAAGGAGAAATGCTTCGCTTTAAGAGATGTACGAACGATCCAGTAGATTTGCAAACACAATATGCGTTATTTTCTGAGCGCCTCATTAAAAGGGGATatccaaaaaatgaaattaaaactgttaTGCAGGAAGTGACTGCAAAACAAAGAATAGACACATTAATGGTAAAGCCCAAATCTGTATTACAGTCGCCTCCCTTGGTATTCTCCACAGTGTTTTCAAGACAGAAATCACACATAAAGAACAATATCTTAAAACACTGGGATAAATTAAAGGATGACGAAGAGGCAAAACTGTTATTTGATAAAAGACCTCTGTTTGCTTTCCGTAGGCATAAAAACTTGAAAGACATAGTAACATCAGCAACTCTGAATAATTAA